A region from the Citrobacter koseri ATCC BAA-895 genome encodes:
- a CDS encoding acyl-CoA thioesterase has product MLNDPRFTAEVELTIPFHDVDMMGVAWHGNYFRYFEIAREALLNQFDYGYRQMKASGYLWPVVDTRVKYRNALTFEQRIRVRARLEEYENRLRIGYEIFDAQTGKRATTGYTIQVAVEEKSREMCFVSPDILFERMGVTP; this is encoded by the coding sequence GTGCTTAACGATCCCCGTTTTACTGCTGAAGTAGAGCTGACCATTCCGTTCCACGACGTCGATATGATGGGCGTTGCGTGGCACGGCAACTATTTCCGCTACTTCGAGATTGCCCGTGAGGCGCTGCTCAACCAGTTCGACTACGGCTACCGCCAGATGAAAGCGTCCGGCTACCTGTGGCCCGTGGTCGATACCCGCGTGAAGTACCGCAACGCGCTGACATTCGAACAACGCATTCGGGTGCGCGCCCGTCTTGAAGAGTACGAAAACCGCCTGCGCATCGGCTACGAAATTTTTGATGCGCAGACGGGAAAACGCGCCACGACGGGTTACACCATCCAGGTAGCGGTAGAAGAGAAAAGCCGCGAGATGTGCTTCGTCAGCCCGGATATTTTGTTTGAACGTATGGGAGTAACGCCATGA